From a region of the Theobroma cacao cultivar B97-61/B2 chromosome 8, Criollo_cocoa_genome_V2, whole genome shotgun sequence genome:
- the LOC18591257 gene encoding serine carboxypeptidase II-3, which translates to MGNTALIIWVSLLRLVGFTQCYGGRDFNPIKLLRQELSEQMSSDVSKWPTTFSLETDAGQFSPVYIGPQGGLREVDKIGSLPGQPGEVDFDQYSGYVTVDPEAGRALFYYFVESPHHSSTKPLVLWLNGGPGCSSIGNGAMMELGPFRVKNDGKSLRRNRYAWIKDANIIFLESPAGVGFSYSNRTSDYKSSGDKRTAQDSYTFLVNWRERFPEYKTREFFITGESYAGHYVPQLAHTILQNNKYTNQTIINLKGIAIGNAYIDFETTMKGAVDFYWTHALMSDEIYNGLASNCDYSTLNLSSKECLGFVDKANDAAGNIYTYDIYASLCNSSSSSNSVSAFDPCSENYVHSYLNNPEVQRALHANVTALPYLWESCSGEVNRHWKDKPLTVLPIIKELMESGIRVWIYSGDTDGALPVTCSRYAINKLGTPIKTAWYPWYTQGEVGGYAVGYQNLTFVTVRGAGHFVPSYQPARALVLFSSFLDGKLPPST; encoded by the exons ATGGGAAATACTGCGTTAATCATTTGGGTGTCTCTCTTGCGCCTGGTAGGATTCACTCAGTGCTATGGAGGCAGAGACTTCAACCCAATTAAACTCCTAAGGCAGGAATTATCAGAGCAGATGTCATCTGATGTATCAAAGTGGCCAACTACGTTCAGCCTGGAAACAGATGCGGGGCAGTTCTCACCTGTTTATATAGGCCCACAAGGAGGCCTAAGGGAAGTTGATAAAATCGGAAGTTTGCCCGGACAACCTGGTGAGGTGGATTTTGATCAGTATTCAGGTTACGTGACCGTTGATCCTGAAGCAGGCAGGgcattgttttattatttcgTGGAGTCACCTCACCATTCTTCTACTAAGCCGCTGGTTCTATGGCTTAATGGAG GGCCTGGTTGCTCTTCAATTGGAAATGGAGCTATGATGGAACTTGGCCCATTTAGAGTTAAAAATGATGGGAAAAGCCTACGTCGAAATAGATATGCATGGATTAAGG ATGCCAACATCATCTTCTTAGAATCTCCTGCTGGTGTTGGCTTCTCTTACTCAAATAGAACCTCAGACTATAAGTCGAGTGGAGATAAAAGAACTGCCCAAGATTCCTACACCTTTCTTGTTAACTGGCGGGAAAGGTTTCCCGAATACAAGACCAGGGAATTTTTTATCACAGGAGAAAGCTATGCAGGCCACTACGTACCCCAGCTTGCTCACACTATCCTTCAAAACAACAAGTACACCAATCAAACTATAATCAATCTAAAAGGCATTGCA ATAGGTAATGCTTATATTGATTTTGAAACAACTATGAAAGGAGCAGTGGATTTCTATTGGACGCATGCGCTCATGTCAGATGAAATATACAATGGACTTGCATCCAACTGTGATTATTCTACACTAAATTTATCATCCAAAGAATGCCTGGGATTTGTTGATAAAGCAAATGATGCTGCTGGCAACATATATACCTATGACATCTATGCTTCCTTGTGCAATTCCTCCTCAAGTTCCAATTCT GTTTCTGCATTTGACCCCTGCTCAGAGAATTATGTCCATTCCTACTTGAACAATCCAGAAGTTCAAAGAGCACTTCATGCAAATGTTACTGCTCTTCCTTATCTATGGGAATCCTGCAG TGGAGAAGTAAATCGACACTGGAAAGATAAACCATTAACAGTGTTGCCAATCATTAAGGAACTAATGGAAAGTGGGATTCGCGTTTGGATCTACAG TGGTGACACGGATGGTGCCTTGCCTGTAACATGTAGCAGATATGCCATAAACAAATTGGGGACACCCATTAAGACTGCCTGGTACCCTTGGTACACACAAGGGGAG GTTGGAGGGTATGCTGTTGGATATCAAAACCTGACATTTGTAACTGTAAGAGGAGCTGGGCATTTTGTTCCAAGTTACCAGCCAGCTCGGGCCCTGGTGCTCTTCTCGTCCTTCTTAGACGGAAAGCTTCCACCATCCACGTAG
- the LOC18591258 gene encoding uncharacterized protein LOC18591258 isoform X2, with the protein MNTRVRASLQSRKVPGKHEKEKVDMQETKPTVATKAMKNRRASSKERKMVLQQDVDKLKKKLRQEENIHRALERAFNRPLGALPRLPPYLPPSTLELLAEVAVLEEEVVRLEEKVVHFRQDLYQEAVYISSSKRNMDNSADLCEPSLDKSPKPEQPKILTRDTSMARHLQSFSDDGRGKENQSCTNSTKSNKGSLVHKSQSVSQSVRTPVERPLIDSKPAEKRIDPQKLQLECRIRDQGNTEARIISTPDERRLGDDEPNKVSEELVKCLSSIFLRMSSTKRKSTAEGSPSLSMLGSQESSEETEFRDPYGTCSNFGRRDIGPYKNLFSIDAGSINPNRTSKSLFLLRRLKLLLERLASSNLLNLNHQEKLAFWINIYNSCMMNAFLEHGVPDSPKMVVELMRKATINVGGRLLNAITIEHFILRLPYHSKFIFSKGVKNDEMTARSIFGLELSEPLVTFALSCGSWSSPAVRVYTASQVENELEVAKREYLQAAVGISSTKFAIPKLLDWYLLDFAKDLDSLLDWICLQLPSELGKEAIKYLERAKSESLSQFVQIMPYEFSFRYLLCT; encoded by the exons ATGAATACCAGAGTCAGGGCGTCTCTGCAGTCTAGGAAAGTTCCAGGGAAGCATGAAAAA gaGAAGGTAGACATGCAGGAGACGAAGCCAACAGTTGCCACAAAGGCAATGAAAAATAGACGAGCCTCaagcaaagagagaaaaatggtCCTACAACAAGAT GTTGATAAACTGAAGAAGAAACTGAGACAGGAAGAGAACATTCACAGAGCTCTGGAGAGAGCATTTAATAGGCCTTTGGGAGCTTTACCTCGTCTTCCGCCGTATCTCCCTCCTTCT ACATTGGAGCTTTTAGCAGAAGTGGCAGTACTGGAAGAGGAGGTTGTCCGACTCGAAGAAAAGGTGGTTCACTTTAGACAGGACTTGTATCAAGAAGCTGTCTATATATCATCGTCAAAAAGGAACATGGACAATTCAGCTGATTTGTGTGAGCCTAGCCTCGATAAGAGTCCTAAACCTGAGCAACCTAAGATTTTAACTCGAGATACATCCATGGCAAGGCATTTGCAATCCTTTTCGG ATGATGGAAGAGGAAAAGAGAACCAGTCTTGTACTAATTCCACAAAGAGCAACAAGGGCTCTTTGGTACATAAAAGCCAATCAGTAAGCCAATCAGTAAGAACTCCAGTGGAGAGACCTCTGATTGATTCAAAACCAGCAGAGAAACGTATAGATCCTCAAAAGTTGCAG CTAGAATGCAGAATCAGAGACCAAGGTAATACAGAAGCCAGAATTATTAGCACTCCAGATGAGAGACGGTTAGGAGACGATGAACCGAATAAAGTTTCTGAGGAACTTGTAAAATGCTTGTCCAGCATTTTCTTAAGAATGAGctcaacaaaaagaaagtctACTGCAGAAGGTTCTCCTTCATTATCAATGTTAGGGTCCCAAGAAAGCAGTGAAGAGACAGAATTTCGGGATCCTTATGGTACTTGTTCAAATTTTGGAAGGAGAGATATCGGTCcatataagaatttattttcaattgatGCTGGTTCAATCAATCCAAACCGAAcatcaaaatctttatttcTGCTGCGCAGGTTGAA ACTCCTCCTTGAGAGACTTGCCTCCTCCAACTTGCTGAACCTCAACCATCAGGAGAAGCTCGCATTCTGGATAAATATCTACAATTCCTGCATGATGAAT GCATTCTTAGAACATGGAGTACCAGACAGCCCGAAGATGGTTGTGGAATTGATGAGAAAG GCAACAATAAATGTTGGGGGACGCTTGCTAAATGCAATAACTATTGAACATTTCATTCTCAGATTGCCTTACCACTCAAAATTT ATCTTTTCCAAGGGTgtcaaaaatgatgaaatgaCTGCCAGGAGTATATTTGGATTGGAATTATCTGAGCCCTTGGTAACATTTGCCCTCTCATGTGGAAGCTGGTCCTCTCCTGCC GTACGAGTATATACTGCTTCCCAAGTTGAGAATGAATTGGAAGTGGCAAAGAGAGAGTACTTACAGGCTGCAGTTGGAATTTCATCAACCAAGTTTGCAATCCCAAAGCTGTTGGACTGgtacttgcttgattttgcTAAGGACTTGGATTCGTTGCTTGACTGGATTTGCCTGCAATTACCTAGTGAACTAGGTAAAGAAGCAATTAAGTATCTTGAAAGAGCTAAAAGTGAGTCTCTTTCACAGTTTGTTCAAATTATGCCGTATGAGTTCAGCTTTAGGTACCTTTTATGcacataa
- the LOC18591258 gene encoding uncharacterized protein LOC18591258 isoform X1, translating into MRELFYTIPWDCELPCCHKKFSGHLHSLVDNDLEKVDMQETKPTVATKAMKNRRASSKERKMVLQQDVDKLKKKLRQEENIHRALERAFNRPLGALPRLPPYLPPSTLELLAEVAVLEEEVVRLEEKVVHFRQDLYQEAVYISSSKRNMDNSADLCEPSLDKSPKPEQPKILTRDTSMARHLQSFSDDGRGKENQSCTNSTKSNKGSLVHKSQSVSQSVRTPVERPLIDSKPAEKRIDPQKLQLECRIRDQGNTEARIISTPDERRLGDDEPNKVSEELVKCLSSIFLRMSSTKRKSTAEGSPSLSMLGSQESSEETEFRDPYGTCSNFGRRDIGPYKNLFSIDAGSINPNRTSKSLFLLRRLKLLLERLASSNLLNLNHQEKLAFWINIYNSCMMNAFLEHGVPDSPKMVVELMRKATINVGGRLLNAITIEHFILRLPYHSKFIFSKGVKNDEMTARSIFGLELSEPLVTFALSCGSWSSPAVRVYTASQVENELEVAKREYLQAAVGISSTKFAIPKLLDWYLLDFAKDLDSLLDWICLQLPSELGKEAIKYLERAKSESLSQFVQIMPYEFSFRYLLCT; encoded by the exons atGAGAGAACTCTTCTATACCATTCCCTGGGATTGTGAACTTCCCTGCTGCCACAAGAAATTTTCCGGGCACCTTCATTCCTTAGTAGACAATGATTTG gaGAAGGTAGACATGCAGGAGACGAAGCCAACAGTTGCCACAAAGGCAATGAAAAATAGACGAGCCTCaagcaaagagagaaaaatggtCCTACAACAAGAT GTTGATAAACTGAAGAAGAAACTGAGACAGGAAGAGAACATTCACAGAGCTCTGGAGAGAGCATTTAATAGGCCTTTGGGAGCTTTACCTCGTCTTCCGCCGTATCTCCCTCCTTCT ACATTGGAGCTTTTAGCAGAAGTGGCAGTACTGGAAGAGGAGGTTGTCCGACTCGAAGAAAAGGTGGTTCACTTTAGACAGGACTTGTATCAAGAAGCTGTCTATATATCATCGTCAAAAAGGAACATGGACAATTCAGCTGATTTGTGTGAGCCTAGCCTCGATAAGAGTCCTAAACCTGAGCAACCTAAGATTTTAACTCGAGATACATCCATGGCAAGGCATTTGCAATCCTTTTCGG ATGATGGAAGAGGAAAAGAGAACCAGTCTTGTACTAATTCCACAAAGAGCAACAAGGGCTCTTTGGTACATAAAAGCCAATCAGTAAGCCAATCAGTAAGAACTCCAGTGGAGAGACCTCTGATTGATTCAAAACCAGCAGAGAAACGTATAGATCCTCAAAAGTTGCAG CTAGAATGCAGAATCAGAGACCAAGGTAATACAGAAGCCAGAATTATTAGCACTCCAGATGAGAGACGGTTAGGAGACGATGAACCGAATAAAGTTTCTGAGGAACTTGTAAAATGCTTGTCCAGCATTTTCTTAAGAATGAGctcaacaaaaagaaagtctACTGCAGAAGGTTCTCCTTCATTATCAATGTTAGGGTCCCAAGAAAGCAGTGAAGAGACAGAATTTCGGGATCCTTATGGTACTTGTTCAAATTTTGGAAGGAGAGATATCGGTCcatataagaatttattttcaattgatGCTGGTTCAATCAATCCAAACCGAAcatcaaaatctttatttcTGCTGCGCAGGTTGAA ACTCCTCCTTGAGAGACTTGCCTCCTCCAACTTGCTGAACCTCAACCATCAGGAGAAGCTCGCATTCTGGATAAATATCTACAATTCCTGCATGATGAAT GCATTCTTAGAACATGGAGTACCAGACAGCCCGAAGATGGTTGTGGAATTGATGAGAAAG GCAACAATAAATGTTGGGGGACGCTTGCTAAATGCAATAACTATTGAACATTTCATTCTCAGATTGCCTTACCACTCAAAATTT ATCTTTTCCAAGGGTgtcaaaaatgatgaaatgaCTGCCAGGAGTATATTTGGATTGGAATTATCTGAGCCCTTGGTAACATTTGCCCTCTCATGTGGAAGCTGGTCCTCTCCTGCC GTACGAGTATATACTGCTTCCCAAGTTGAGAATGAATTGGAAGTGGCAAAGAGAGAGTACTTACAGGCTGCAGTTGGAATTTCATCAACCAAGTTTGCAATCCCAAAGCTGTTGGACTGgtacttgcttgattttgcTAAGGACTTGGATTCGTTGCTTGACTGGATTTGCCTGCAATTACCTAGTGAACTAGGTAAAGAAGCAATTAAGTATCTTGAAAGAGCTAAAAGTGAGTCTCTTTCACAGTTTGTTCAAATTATGCCGTATGAGTTCAGCTTTAGGTACCTTTTATGcacataa
- the LOC18591258 gene encoding uncharacterized protein LOC18591258 isoform X3: protein MQETKPTVATKAMKNRRASSKERKMVLQQDVDKLKKKLRQEENIHRALERAFNRPLGALPRLPPYLPPSTLELLAEVAVLEEEVVRLEEKVVHFRQDLYQEAVYISSSKRNMDNSADLCEPSLDKSPKPEQPKILTRDTSMARHLQSFSDDGRGKENQSCTNSTKSNKGSLVHKSQSVSQSVRTPVERPLIDSKPAEKRIDPQKLQLECRIRDQGNTEARIISTPDERRLGDDEPNKVSEELVKCLSSIFLRMSSTKRKSTAEGSPSLSMLGSQESSEETEFRDPYGTCSNFGRRDIGPYKNLFSIDAGSINPNRTSKSLFLLRRLKLLLERLASSNLLNLNHQEKLAFWINIYNSCMMNAFLEHGVPDSPKMVVELMRKATINVGGRLLNAITIEHFILRLPYHSKFIFSKGVKNDEMTARSIFGLELSEPLVTFALSCGSWSSPAVRVYTASQVENELEVAKREYLQAAVGISSTKFAIPKLLDWYLLDFAKDLDSLLDWICLQLPSELGKEAIKYLERAKSESLSQFVQIMPYEFSFRYLLCT from the exons ATGCAGGAGACGAAGCCAACAGTTGCCACAAAGGCAATGAAAAATAGACGAGCCTCaagcaaagagagaaaaatggtCCTACAACAAGAT GTTGATAAACTGAAGAAGAAACTGAGACAGGAAGAGAACATTCACAGAGCTCTGGAGAGAGCATTTAATAGGCCTTTGGGAGCTTTACCTCGTCTTCCGCCGTATCTCCCTCCTTCT ACATTGGAGCTTTTAGCAGAAGTGGCAGTACTGGAAGAGGAGGTTGTCCGACTCGAAGAAAAGGTGGTTCACTTTAGACAGGACTTGTATCAAGAAGCTGTCTATATATCATCGTCAAAAAGGAACATGGACAATTCAGCTGATTTGTGTGAGCCTAGCCTCGATAAGAGTCCTAAACCTGAGCAACCTAAGATTTTAACTCGAGATACATCCATGGCAAGGCATTTGCAATCCTTTTCGG ATGATGGAAGAGGAAAAGAGAACCAGTCTTGTACTAATTCCACAAAGAGCAACAAGGGCTCTTTGGTACATAAAAGCCAATCAGTAAGCCAATCAGTAAGAACTCCAGTGGAGAGACCTCTGATTGATTCAAAACCAGCAGAGAAACGTATAGATCCTCAAAAGTTGCAG CTAGAATGCAGAATCAGAGACCAAGGTAATACAGAAGCCAGAATTATTAGCACTCCAGATGAGAGACGGTTAGGAGACGATGAACCGAATAAAGTTTCTGAGGAACTTGTAAAATGCTTGTCCAGCATTTTCTTAAGAATGAGctcaacaaaaagaaagtctACTGCAGAAGGTTCTCCTTCATTATCAATGTTAGGGTCCCAAGAAAGCAGTGAAGAGACAGAATTTCGGGATCCTTATGGTACTTGTTCAAATTTTGGAAGGAGAGATATCGGTCcatataagaatttattttcaattgatGCTGGTTCAATCAATCCAAACCGAAcatcaaaatctttatttcTGCTGCGCAGGTTGAA ACTCCTCCTTGAGAGACTTGCCTCCTCCAACTTGCTGAACCTCAACCATCAGGAGAAGCTCGCATTCTGGATAAATATCTACAATTCCTGCATGATGAAT GCATTCTTAGAACATGGAGTACCAGACAGCCCGAAGATGGTTGTGGAATTGATGAGAAAG GCAACAATAAATGTTGGGGGACGCTTGCTAAATGCAATAACTATTGAACATTTCATTCTCAGATTGCCTTACCACTCAAAATTT ATCTTTTCCAAGGGTgtcaaaaatgatgaaatgaCTGCCAGGAGTATATTTGGATTGGAATTATCTGAGCCCTTGGTAACATTTGCCCTCTCATGTGGAAGCTGGTCCTCTCCTGCC GTACGAGTATATACTGCTTCCCAAGTTGAGAATGAATTGGAAGTGGCAAAGAGAGAGTACTTACAGGCTGCAGTTGGAATTTCATCAACCAAGTTTGCAATCCCAAAGCTGTTGGACTGgtacttgcttgattttgcTAAGGACTTGGATTCGTTGCTTGACTGGATTTGCCTGCAATTACCTAGTGAACTAGGTAAAGAAGCAATTAAGTATCTTGAAAGAGCTAAAAGTGAGTCTCTTTCACAGTTTGTTCAAATTATGCCGTATGAGTTCAGCTTTAGGTACCTTTTATGcacataa
- the LOC18591259 gene encoding uncharacterized protein LOC18591259: MEVVIPAAPVMDFDFNSARSSPRSSAPSTPRRFGECFFSAPTSPSRMSEFYREFDRFSMMNDRQSSIGSSSLAIPFDWEEKPGTPKSPRATGNDEEEYDFAFDFSEALEKTSLPAEELFDGGKIKPLKPPPRLQVDECNQKSPLLSSPRSPRSPLSQGKKIIREAFSPRKKKNRDPFATAIESSRNDTEHGRGRERVQDFSSRNSSRRATRSLSPYRVSEYPWEEEEKQQQHETTKQSPLNSKPSLSSTSSKSSSRKWRLRDFLLFRSASEGRATDKDPFRKYSLALFKKPEADTKNSSSFRSTDSSGSVGSRRKISAHELHYTTNKAVSENMKKKTFLPYKQGILGRLAFNPAVHALANGFGALTRS; this comes from the coding sequence ATGGAAGTGGTGATACCAGCTGCGCCGGTTATGGATTTTGATTTCAACAGCGCTAGATCATCTCCTCGCTCGAGTGCTCCTTCTACGCCTAGACGTTTTGGTGAATGTTTCTTCAGTGCGCCGACAAGTCCCTCGCGAATGTCTGAGTTCTATCGTGAATTTGATAGATTCTCCATGATGAATGATAGGCAAAGCAGCATAGGAAGCAGTTCCCTGGCGATTCCTTTTGACTGGGAAGAGAAACCAGGTACACCAAAGTCACCGAGAGCAACTGGAAATGATGAGGAAGAATATGATTTCGCTTTTGATTTTAGTGAGGCCTTGGAGAAAACATCTCTCCCAGCTGAAGAACTCTTTGATGGAGGGAAAATCAAGCCCTTGAAGCCTCCACCTCGGTTACAGGTTGACGAGTGCAACCAGAAAAGCCCACTTTTGTCATCACCAAGGTCGCCAAGATCACCATTATCCCAAGGTAAAAAGATTATCCGTGAAGCTTTTTcaccaagaaagaaaaagaaccgGGACCCTTTTGCAACTGCTATCGAAAGTAGTCGAAATGATACAGAACAtggaagaggaagagaaagagtTCAAGATTTCTCATCAAGGAATTCGAGCCGTAGAGCAACAAGATCGCTTTCTCCTTATAGAGTCTCTGAATATccatgggaagaagaagagaaacaaCAGCAACATGAAACCACCAAGCAATCACCATTGAATTCAAAGCCTTCCTTGTCTTCAACCTCGTCAAAGAGTTCTTCCAGAAAATGGAGATTAAGAGATTTCTTGTTGTTCAGAAGCGCATCCGAGGGACGTGCGACGGATAAAGATCCATTCAGGAAGTACTCATTAGCTCTTTTCAAGAAACCCGAAGCTGATACCAAGAATTCAAGCAGTTTCCGATCCACCGACAGCTCTGGTTCAGTCGGTTCCAGAAGAAAAATATCGGCTCATGAGCTACATTACACAACGAACAAAGCGGTATCCGAGAACATGAAGAAGAAAACTTTCTTGCCATACAAACAAGGTATCCTGGGGAGACTAGCGTTCAATCCTGCCGTCCATGCCCTTGCCAACGGATTTGGAGCACTCACACGTTCATAA
- the LOC18591260 gene encoding uncharacterized protein LOC18591260: MALSILTRFFTSTSSLFSSTLIFNHFSKRTVFTIATKKKTQPQRYKIMASSQAQVPLSEDQKITAPYGSWKSPITADVVSGSSKRLGGTAVDSQGHLFWLESRPSESGRAVLVKGAEKPGDEPFDITPKEFAVRTVAQEYGGGAFRISGDTVVFSNYIDQRLYKQSISSKDPCPVPITPDYGGPVVSYADGVFDSRLDRYITVMEDRRESSINATTTIAAVSLDDGNQEPKVLVSGNDFYAFPRLDPKGERMAWIEWSHPNMPWDKAELWVGYISENGDLYKRVCVAGCDPKIVESPTEPKWSPTGELFFITDRKSGFWNLHKWVESKNEVLPLYCLNAEFARPLWIFGMNSYEFIKSEVEKTLIACSYRQNGRSHPGILDVVQGSISLLDIPFTDIDNITSWENCLYVEGASVTHPSSVAKVTLDDHKVNVVDFKIIWSSSPDSLKYESYFSLPELIEFPTEVPGQNAYAYYYPPSNPLYQVSQEEKPPLLLKSHGGPTSETRGILNLSIQYWTSRGWAFVDVNYGGSTGYGRQYRERLLGQWGIVDVDDCCSCARFLVEKGKADEERLFITGGSAGGYTTLAALAFRDMFKAGASLYGVADLSLLRAETHKFESHYIDNLVGSETDYFERSPINFVDKFSCPIILFQGLEDKVVPPDQARKIYQALKEKGLPVALVEYEGEQHGFRKAENIKFTLEQQMVFFARLVGRFNVADEITPIKIDNFD; this comes from the exons ATGGCTCTTTCGATCCTCACTCGGTTCTTTACTTCTACTTCTTCATTGTTCTCTTCCACTCTCATCTTCAACCATTTCAGTAAAAGAACCGTCTTCACTATCGCTACTAAGAAGAAGACTCAACCCCAGAGATACAAAATAATGGCTTCTTCACAAGCTCAAGTACCCTTATCAGAAGACCAAAAAATAACAGCTCCATACGGTTCATGGAAATCCCCCATCACCGCCGACGTCGTTTCAGGCTCCTCCAAACGGCTTGGAGGCACCGCCGTTGACTCCCAAGGCCATCTCTTTTGGCTCGAGTCACGCCCTTCTGAATCAGG ACGGGCAGTTCTTGTGAAAGGAGCGGAGAAGCCTGGAGATGAACCTTTTGATATTACGCCAAAGGAGTTTGCTGTACGTACAGTGGCTCAAGAGTATGGAGGAGGAGCGTTTAGGATTTCTGGGGATACTGTTGTTTTCTCCAATTATATAGATCAGAGATTGTACAAGCAATCAATCAGTTCCAAAG ATCCTTGTCCTGTACCAATTACTCCAGATTATGGAGGACCGGTTGTGAGTTATGCTGATGGAGTTTTTGATTCAAGGCTTGACCGTTATATCACTGTAATGGAAG ATCGCCGTGAAAGTAGTATAAATGCAACCACAACAATCGCAGCAGTATCACTTGATGATGGGAACCAAG AGCCAAAAGTATTAGTGAGTGGCAATGATTTCTATGCTTTCCCACGCTTGGACCCCAAAGGTGAAAGGATGGCATGGATTGAATGGAGCCACCCTAACATGCCGTGGGATAAAGCAGAGCTCTGGGTTGGCTATATTTCTGAGAATGG AGATCTGTACAAACGTGTTTGTGTAGCTGGTTGTGATCCTAAAATTGTGGAGTCTCCCACTGAGCCGAAGTGGTCCCCAACAG GAGAACTTTTTTTCATAACGGATAGAAAAAGTGGATTTTGGAATCTCCATAAATGG GTTGAATCAAAGAATGAGGTGCTTCCACTTTATTGCTTGAATGCTGAGTTTGCAAGACCATTGTGGATTTTTGGAATGAATTCTTATGAGTTCATCAAGAGTGAGGTGGAAAAAACCTTGATTGCCTGCAGCTACAG GCAAAATGGGAGGTCACATCCTGGAATTCTAGATGTTGTTCAGGGTTCAATTTCTCTGCTTGATATTCCTTTCACAGATATAGACAATATT ACCTCATGGGAAAACTGTCTCTATGTTGAGGGAGCCTCTGTAACTCATCCTTCATCAGTGGCTAAG GTGACTCTAGATGATCATAAAGTAAATGTAGTTGATTTCAAGATTATTTGGTCGTCTTCACCGGATAGTTTAAAGTATGAGTCCTACTTCAGTCTGCCAGAGTTAATTGAATTTCCAACAGAGGTTCCTGGCCAAAATGCCTATGCATACTATTATCCACCATCTAATCCCCTCTACCAAGTGAGCCAGGAAGAAAAGCCTCCGTTGCTGTTGAAAAGTCATG GAGGGCCTACAAGTGAAACACGTGGAATTTTGAACCTCAGCATCCAGTACTGGACTAGTCGAGGCTGGGCATTTGTGGATGTTAATTATGGCGGAAGCACTG GTTATGGGAGACAATATCGTGAGAGACTTTTGGGGCAATGGGGAATTGTTGATGTTGATGACTGTTGCAGCTGTGCTAGATTTTTG GTGGAGAAGGGGAAGGCAGATGAGGAACGACTCTTTATAACAGGAGGCTCTGCTGGTGGGTACACAACCTTAGCCGCCCTTGCTTTTAGAGATATGTTCAAGGCTGGAGCTTCTCTCTATGGT GTAGCTGACTTGAGCTTGTTGAGGGCAGAGACTCACAAATTTGAATCTCATTATATTGATAACCTTGTTG GAAGTGAGACGGATTACTTTGAGAGGTCACCTATCAATTTTGTTGATAAATTTTCTTGCCCCATCATTCTCTTCCAGGGATTGGAAGATAAG GTTGTACCCCCTGATCAAGCTCGTAAAATCTACCAGGCATTGAAGGAAAAGGGTTTGCCTGTTGCTCTTGTGGAGTATGAGGGAGAACAACATGGTTTCCGCAAG GCTGAAAACATTAAATTCACACTAGAACAACAAATGGTTTTTTTTGCACGGTTGGTTGGACGCTTCAATGTTGCTGATGAGATTACACCAATCAAGATAGACAACTTCGACTGA
- the LOC18591261 gene encoding protein MIZU-KUSSEI 1: MPPVHSSPYFQMDNPAILSLLRPTPGEKHRKSSSGGLLRMFKLFPMLTSGCKMVALLGRPRKPMLKDSATTGTIFGYRKGRVCLAIQDDPHCVPMFVIELPMLTSVLQKEMASDIVRIALESETKTHKKKVLEEFVWAVYCNGRKMGYSIRRKQLSEDELHVMQLLRGVSMGAGVLPSPNEKETAADGELTYMRARFERVVGSKDSEALYMINPDGAPGPELSIFFVRAH; this comes from the coding sequence ATGCCACCGGTTCACTCGAGTCCATATTTCCAAATGGACAATCCGGCAATACTATCTTTGCTCCGGCCTACTCCTGGAGAGAAACACCGGAAGTCCAGTAGTGGCGGCCTCTTGCGTATGTTCAAGCTCTTCCCCATGCTAACCTCGGGGTGCAAGATGGTTGCACTATTGGGTCGACCTCGGAAGCCTATGCTGAAGGATAGTGCTACAACAGGTACAATTTTTGGCTATCGTAAAGGCAGAGTTTGCTTAGCAATACAAGATGATCCCCATTGCGTGCCAATGTTTGTCATAGAGCTACCAATGCTCACCAGCGTACTTCAAAAGGAAATGGCGTCTGATATAGTCAGAATAGCGTTAGAGAGTGAAACCAAGACTCACAAGAAGAAAGTGTTGGAGGAGTTTGTCTGGGCGGTGTATTGTAATGGAAGAAAGATGGGTTACTCTATCAGGAGGAAGCAATTGTCTGAAGATGAGCTTCATGTTATGCAGCTTTTGCGAGGTGTGTCAATGGGTGCAGGCGTCCTTCCAAGCCCAAACGAGAAGGAAACGGCTGCAGATGGGGAATTAACGTACATGAGAGCAAGATTTGAGAGGGTGGTTGGATCAAAGGACTCCGAAGCTCTATACATGATTAACCCAGATGGTGCACCTGGCCCTGAACTAAGTATTTTCTTTGTAAGAGCTCATTAG